The following proteins come from a genomic window of Lolium rigidum isolate FL_2022 chromosome 5, APGP_CSIRO_Lrig_0.1, whole genome shotgun sequence:
- the LOC124653469 gene encoding eukaryotic translation initiation factor 5B-like has product MSSRSNSKRLPSDDNVASDGGLRRREIYLNGPSLERASKRITEGVLSPSSMKNSNKSKGTNQLHSEALGSNSRKSESRHVIHVSAGNDDLSTTQKPRKVKLKIGGISRTIPAKPNPNLPDSRSSAAKPTQLGDSWHRQKHGNQTEGAKDKSRLPSSQDKKTKKLRTIEDTFTPEQPAKVQRESSSDPVRKSRRIAKKSNFDSEFDEEYDASTLENLGASNVNDGHGRDSKNKGGSNSKNNASKKDRSRSTVYEVDNDFATPQSNRDGKKRSRDNSVADADNTEEELASDSELEPGNKKQKAVTESPANVKIEPLTTRRRALQSWMDGNSNSTVEFPDGLPAASSRSKKEKLSDAEMLAKKAEAAQRRKLQVEKATKESEAEAIRKILGLDTEKKKEERKQKEREEKEKAARAEELARNSIRWVMGPTGTVVSFPDSVGLPSIFNSKPCSYPPPREKCAGPSCTNVYRYRDSKLKLPLCSLECYKAVRGNA; this is encoded by the exons ATGTCATCTAGGAGTAATTCGAAGAGGTTGCCTTCAGATGACAATGTTGCCTCTGATGGAGGACTCCGAAGACGAGAGATTTATCTGAACGGGCCTTCCCTGGAGCGTGCTTCCAAGCGTATCACCGAGGGTGTTCTATCCCCTTCAAGCATGAAAAACTCAAATAAGAGCAAAGGGACCAACCAGTTGCATTCCGAGGCCTTGGGAAGTAATTCAAGAAAGAGTGAGAGCAGGCATGTGATACATGTGTCTGCGGGGAATGATGATTTATCAACCACTCAAAAACCGAGGAAAGTGAAGCTCAAAATTGGTGGAATTAGTCGGACTATACCAGCAAAACCAAATCCTAATTTACCAGATTCCAGGTCTTCAGCTGCAAAGCCTACACAGCTGGGAGATTCATGGCACCGGCAAAAGCACGGTAATCAG ACTGAAGGCGCAAAAGATAAAAGTAGGTTACCCTCTTCTCaagacaagaaaacaaaaaaactgAGGACAATTGAAGATACCTTCACTCCGGAACAACCTGCCAAAGTTCAGAGAGAATCATCTTCAGATCCTGTCCGGAAGAGTAGGAGGATTGCTAAGAAATCAAACTTTGACAGTGAATTTGACGAGGAATATGATGCAAGTACTCTTGAAAATCTTGGAGCttctaatgttaatgatggtcatGGTCGTGATTCTAAAAACAAAGGAGGAAGTAACTCTAAGAATAATGCCTCAAAGAAAGATAGAAGTAGGAGCACAGTTTATGAGGTTGATAATGATTTTGCTACACCCCAATCAAATAGAGATGGGAAGAAAAGGTCGAGAGATAATTCTGTTGCTGATGCTGATAATACTGAAGAGGAACTGGCCTCTGATAGTGAACTCGAACCCGGAAACAAGAAGCAGAAGGCAGTCACTGAGTCACCTGCCAATGTTAAGATTGAACCTCTCACGACACGTCGCCGAGCCCTCCAGTCATGGATGGATGGGAACAGCAACAGTACCGTTGAGTTCCCTGACGGTttaccagcagcttcctcaagaa GCAAGAAGGAAAAGCTCTCTGATGCAGAGATGCTCGCCAAGAAGGCTGAGGCCGCTCAACGGCGCAAGTTGCAAGTGGAGAAAGCCACAAAAGAAAGCGAG GCTGAAGCTATAAGGAAAATATTGGGCCTGGAcaccgagaagaagaaagaagagaggaagcaaaaggAGCGAGAAGAGAAG GAGAAGGCAGCCAGGGCAGAAGAACTAGCCAGAAACTCCATCCGCTGGGTCATGGGCCCCACGGGCACGGTGGTTTCGTTCCCTGATTCTGTAGGCCTCCCCAGCATCTTCAACTCCAAGCCCTGCAG CTACCCTCCCCCACGTGAGAAGTGCGCCGGACCGTCGTGCACGAACGTGTACCGGTACAGGGACTCGAAGCTGAAGCTCCCCCTCTGCAGCCTGGAGTGCTACAAAGCCGTCCGTGGGAACGCTTGA